A stretch of the Deinococcus fonticola genome encodes the following:
- the ttcA gene encoding tRNA 2-thiocytidine(32) synthetase TtcA, with translation MTQTASASSADTARLFQPIVKGVGQAIGDYRMIEPGDRVMVCLSGGKDSYTLLDVLLHLQKKAPIDFEVVAVNLDQGQPGFPKHVLPQYLTQRGIPFDILTQDTYSVVKQKIPEGKTTCSLCSRLRRGILYAHARQIGATKIALGHHRDDILETLFMNMFFGARLKAMPPKLQSDDGSNVVIRPLAYVAEKDIIKYAQAREFPIIPCNLCGSQENLQRRVVGGMLDTWEREHPGRLHNILKSLTRVTPSHLLDRDLYDFASLSVTPAEGDRGFDAEDYPEREFLAGLGELTLLG, from the coding sequence ATGACCCAGACCGCTTCTGCTTCCTCTGCCGACACTGCCCGCCTGTTCCAGCCCATCGTGAAGGGCGTGGGACAGGCCATCGGGGATTACCGCATGATCGAGCCGGGCGACCGGGTGATGGTGTGCCTGTCGGGCGGCAAAGACAGTTACACGCTGCTGGACGTGCTGCTGCACCTTCAGAAGAAAGCGCCCATCGACTTTGAGGTGGTGGCCGTGAACCTCGACCAGGGTCAGCCGGGGTTTCCCAAACACGTTTTGCCGCAGTACCTGACGCAGCGGGGGATACCGTTCGACATCCTGACGCAGGACACCTACAGCGTCGTGAAGCAGAAGATTCCGGAAGGCAAAACCACCTGCTCGCTGTGTAGCCGCCTGCGCCGGGGCATCCTGTACGCCCACGCCCGCCAGATCGGCGCGACGAAAATTGCGCTGGGCCACCACCGCGACGACATTCTGGAAACGCTGTTCATGAACATGTTTTTCGGCGCCAGGCTCAAGGCCATGCCGCCCAAGCTCCAGAGCGACGACGGCAGCAACGTGGTCATCCGGCCGCTGGCCTACGTGGCCGAAAAGGACATCATCAAATATGCCCAGGCGCGGGAATTTCCGATCATTCCCTGCAACCTGTGCGGCAGTCAGGAGAACCTGCAACGCCGGGTGGTGGGGGGCATGCTGGACACCTGGGAACGCGAACACCCCGGCCGGCTGCACAACATCCTCAAAAGCCTGACGCGCGTGACCCCCAGCCACCTGCTCGACCGCGACCTGTACGATTTCGCTAGCCTCAGTGTCACCCCGGCCGAAGGCGACCGGGGCTTCGACGCCGAGGACTACCCCGAGCGCGAATTCCTGGCGGGCCTGGGCGAACTGACCCTGTTGGGCTAA
- a CDS encoding transglycosylase domain-containing protein, with protein sequence MARRPQSPRPARKAPTRPPVRRRVGCAGWLARLLGTGLLLVLAGLGALWFMWGRDLPNVSDLDVLEYSGQTRVYDRTGALIGTLTPSLSSGQSVNRDLKKLNEVSGWLQKAVVSSEDRRFYEHHGVDYIGIARGLLKGLLRNDLEGGSSITQQVVKNTLLADLQSARTPERKFKEAILAYQLDRDFNKDKILNAYLNIIYWGDAGRSDIVGAGMAARAYFKKDARELNLAESVYLATIIPAPNRRYKDFGAYRNVMKSLLTRMVEDGRATRAEADAAWKTKIYPAGYRISWNEDGTFKYANLENLERRQLNLDQTESRGQGKYQYQAYMQAVEKELLPRVGRKELYAGGKIFTGMDIAAQVAAEKASLDASLPPGATLGLALVNPANGEALALVGQKLTGDRPRDWNNALQARRQVGSSIKPLLYTLALSKGWKQSDTVLDSPIEGDYQPMNYDRRWTGRYVTMRYSLDHSLNLPTVRMGQELGMPTFEAKLRELGLTPPPNAGLSLSIGTLEASPLQMAAAYAPFVNGGIYFEPHTVRKFEDRHGQSVYTHQPVSRRVWDEQTAWLGLDMLRGVVNDLTPSQGGLATRAMIDGWEVGGKTGTTNDIKDLWFAGVTSLISGAVWVGQEDGTPLPSWAYSGDVPTPVWQQAVAGALAGRSKTNFKEPADIAYRVVRRVNMAFRAKEADTDPVARDGTRQAEQTGQATGQDAPDTPEVAPVEPPPPVLPDSSSTSESNPAPDTQMPATEVPAQDGAATDIPATPPTPEEPEALPDTRPSPTDPAQNPSAPPSAPDAGPPEIMPVPFDQTEAPSVPADPNALPELSPTTP encoded by the coding sequence ATGGCTCGTCGCCCGCAGTCGCCCCGTCCGGCCCGCAAGGCCCCCACCAGACCACCCGTTCGCCGCCGTGTGGGGTGCGCCGGCTGGCTGGCGCGGTTGCTGGGCACAGGCCTGTTGCTGGTGCTGGCGGGGCTGGGGGCGCTGTGGTTCATGTGGGGGCGCGACCTGCCCAACGTGTCCGACCTGGACGTGCTGGAGTACAGCGGTCAGACGCGGGTGTATGACCGCACCGGGGCTTTGATCGGCACCCTGACGCCCAGCCTCAGCAGCGGGCAGAGCGTCAACCGCGACCTGAAGAAACTGAACGAGGTGAGCGGCTGGCTGCAAAAGGCGGTGGTGTCCAGCGAGGACCGGCGCTTCTACGAGCATCACGGGGTGGATTACATCGGGATTGCGCGCGGACTGCTCAAGGGCCTGCTCCGGAACGACCTGGAGGGCGGCAGCAGCATTACCCAGCAGGTGGTGAAAAATACCTTGCTGGCCGACCTGCAAAGTGCGCGGACGCCCGAGCGCAAGTTCAAGGAAGCGATTCTGGCCTACCAGCTCGACCGGGATTTCAACAAGGACAAGATCCTGAACGCCTACCTGAACATCATCTACTGGGGCGACGCGGGGCGCAGTGACATCGTGGGGGCGGGCATGGCAGCGCGCGCTTACTTCAAGAAGGACGCCCGGGAATTGAACCTGGCCGAAAGCGTGTATCTGGCGACGATTATTCCCGCGCCCAACCGCCGCTACAAAGATTTCGGGGCGTACCGCAACGTGATGAAAAGCCTGCTGACCCGCATGGTGGAAGACGGGCGGGCCACCCGGGCGGAAGCCGACGCGGCCTGGAAAACCAAGATTTACCCGGCGGGCTACCGAATCAGCTGGAACGAGGACGGCACCTTCAAGTACGCGAACCTGGAGAACCTGGAGCGCCGCCAGCTGAACCTGGATCAGACCGAAAGCCGCGGCCAGGGCAAGTACCAGTACCAGGCGTACATGCAGGCGGTGGAAAAGGAACTGCTGCCCCGGGTGGGCCGCAAGGAACTGTACGCCGGCGGAAAAATCTTTACCGGTATGGACATCGCCGCGCAGGTGGCGGCGGAAAAAGCCAGCCTGGACGCCAGCCTGCCACCCGGCGCGACGCTGGGACTGGCGCTGGTGAACCCGGCCAACGGCGAGGCGCTGGCGCTGGTGGGGCAGAAACTCACCGGGGATCGCCCGCGCGACTGGAACAATGCCCTGCAGGCGCGGCGGCAGGTGGGCAGCAGCATCAAACCGCTGCTGTACACGCTGGCGCTCTCGAAAGGCTGGAAGCAGAGCGACACGGTGCTGGACTCGCCCATTGAGGGCGATTACCAGCCCATGAACTACGACCGGCGCTGGACCGGCCGCTACGTGACCATGCGTTACTCCCTGGACCACAGCCTGAACCTGCCGACCGTGCGCATGGGCCAGGAACTGGGCATGCCCACCTTCGAGGCCAAACTGCGCGAACTGGGGTTGACGCCGCCGCCGAACGCCGGGCTGAGCCTCAGCATCGGCACCCTGGAGGCCAGCCCCCTGCAGATGGCCGCCGCCTACGCCCCCTTCGTGAACGGCGGCATCTATTTCGAGCCGCACACCGTCCGCAAATTCGAGGACAGGCACGGCCAGAGCGTGTATACCCACCAGCCCGTCAGCCGCCGGGTGTGGGACGAGCAGACGGCGTGGCTGGGCCTGGACATGCTGCGCGGCGTGGTGAACGACCTCACGCCGAGCCAGGGCGGCCTGGCGACGCGGGCCATGATCGACGGCTGGGAAGTGGGCGGCAAGACCGGCACCACCAACGACATCAAGGACCTGTGGTTCGCGGGGGTCACGTCCCTGATCAGCGGCGCGGTGTGGGTGGGTCAGGAGGACGGCACGCCGCTGCCCTCCTGGGCGTACTCGGGCGACGTGCCCACGCCGGTGTGGCAGCAGGCGGTGGCGGGCGCCCTGGCGGGCCGCAGCAAAACGAACTTCAAGGAACCCGCCGATATCGCGTACCGGGTGGTTCGGCGCGTCAACATGGCCTTCCGCGCCAAAGAAGCCGACACCGATCCCGTCGCCCGTGACGGCACCCGCCAGGCCGAGCAGACGGGGCAGGCGACCGGGCAGGACGCGCCGGACACCCCGGAAGTCGCCCCGGTCGAACCGCCGCCCCCCGTGCTGCCGGACAGCTCCTCTACATCAGAGAGCAACCCTGCGCCGGACACGCAAATGCCAGCCACCGAGGTGCCCGCGCAGGACGGGGCGGCAACGGACATTCCCGCCACGCCACCCACGCCCGAGGAACCGGAAGCCCTCCCCGACACGCGGCCCTCCCCCACCGACCCGGCGCAGAACCCGTCCGCGCCTCCCAGCGCGCCGGACGCCGGGCCGCCCGAAATTATGCCTGTTCCGTTCGATCAGACCGAAGCGCCCTCGGTTCCGGCCGACCCGAACGCCCTGCCGGAACTGTCGCCCACCACGCCATGA
- a CDS encoding pyruvate, water dikinase regulatory protein, with translation MPRTVFIVSDHTGLTAENIARALLTHFPGQRLEYLRRPFTKDAQAALDVVNEVKGHAEAGSRPLIFTTVTRPEVLEILNSAPAQVFDLLTEDIARLEQEFGETPTLNVGGHHDMQDTEAYLTRMEALDFALATDDGVGSKGYAQSDVILVGVSRAGKTPTSLFLALQHGIRASNYPLAEDDFERERLPIPLEPFKRKLFGLTIDPRRLHAIRTQRKAGSRYASIEQCEYEVKRAQLLFQRYGIPVKETTTASVEEIAAGVLALLRKNGKLTQ, from the coding sequence ATGCCCCGCACCGTGTTCATCGTGTCCGACCACACCGGACTCACCGCCGAGAACATCGCCCGCGCCCTGCTCACCCACTTTCCGGGCCAGCGCCTGGAGTACCTGCGCCGCCCCTTCACCAAGGACGCGCAGGCCGCCCTTGACGTGGTGAACGAGGTGAAAGGCCACGCCGAGGCGGGCAGCCGCCCGCTGATTTTCACCACCGTGACCCGCCCCGAGGTGCTGGAAATTCTGAACAGCGCCCCCGCGCAGGTGTTTGACCTGCTGACCGAGGACATCGCGCGGCTGGAGCAGGAGTTCGGCGAGACGCCCACCCTGAACGTCGGCGGGCACCACGACATGCAGGACACCGAAGCGTACCTGACCCGCATGGAGGCGCTGGATTTTGCCCTCGCCACCGACGATGGCGTGGGCAGCAAGGGATACGCCCAGTCGGACGTGATCCTGGTCGGCGTGTCCCGCGCCGGCAAAACCCCCACCAGCCTCTTTCTGGCCTTGCAGCACGGCATTCGCGCCAGCAATTACCCGCTGGCCGAGGACGACTTCGAGCGCGAGCGCTTGCCTATTCCGCTGGAACCCTTCAAGCGCAAGCTGTTCGGTTTGACCATCGACCCCCGGAGGCTGCACGCCATTCGCACGCAGCGCAAAGCGGGCAGTCGCTACGCCAGCATCGAGCAATGCGAGTACGAGGTGAAACGCGCCCAGTTGCTGTTTCAGCGCTACGGCATTCCTGTGAAGGAAACCACCACCGCCAGCGTCGAGGAAATCGCGGCGGGCGTCCTGGCGCTGCTCAGGAAGAATGGCAAGCTGACGCAGTAG
- the ppsA gene encoding pyruvate, water dikinase produces MDMIRPFETLRMTDVEIVGGKNASIGEMIQGLAGAGVRVPGGFATTADAFRLFLQENQIEQKINEKLSALDVNDVHALVAAGKEIRGWVEQAAFPAALEQAIREGYARMTAEAGGTDPDVAVRSSATAEDLPEASFAGQQETFLNVRGIDEVLGHVKLVFASLYNDRAISYRVHQGFSHSEVALSAGIQRMVRTDLGVSGVAFTLDTESGFRDAVFVTSSYGLGEMVVQGAVNPDEFFVYKPALEQGKRAVLRRTRGSKQKKMIYAAEGGVQTVDVDEAERAAFSLTDDDLTELARQCVTIERHYGRPMDIEWGKDGRDGQIYILQARPETVQSRAGRTLERFELTGKGEILVEGRAVGSRIGAGTVRVVSDLSQMDEVQPGDILVADMTDPDWEPVMKRASAIVTNRGGRTCHAAIIAREMGIPAVVGTGNATRELKSGQPVTVSCAEGDTGFVYAGQLDFHIDKVELDAMPEVGMKIMMNVASPDRAFSFAALPNEGVGLARVEFICSNVIGIHPRALLDYPNVPDDVKAQIEDKTAGYASPRDFFREKLAEGVASIAAAFAPKPVIVRLSDFKSNEYAHLIGGTSYEPSEENPMIGFRGASRYRSEDFKEAFALECAAMKQVRDDMGLTNVQLMIPFVRTVAEGQRILEILRENGLTQGENDLKVIMMCEVPSNAILADQFLDHFDGFSIGSNDLTQLTLALDRDSGLVADMFDEQNEAVLALMEMAIRAAKARGKYVGICGQGPSDHPALAQWLMDKGIDSVSLNPDSVLSTWLHLAGEKA; encoded by the coding sequence ATGGACATGATTCGCCCTTTTGAAACACTAAGGATGACCGATGTGGAAATCGTCGGCGGCAAGAACGCCAGCATCGGCGAGATGATTCAGGGCCTCGCGGGCGCAGGCGTGCGCGTCCCCGGTGGGTTCGCCACCACCGCCGACGCCTTCCGGCTGTTCTTACAGGAAAACCAGATCGAGCAGAAGATCAACGAGAAACTGTCTGCGCTGGACGTGAACGACGTTCATGCGCTGGTCGCCGCCGGGAAGGAAATTCGTGGCTGGGTCGAGCAGGCTGCTTTCCCGGCCGCGCTGGAACAGGCCATCCGCGAAGGGTATGCCCGCATGACCGCCGAGGCGGGCGGCACAGACCCCGACGTGGCCGTGCGCAGCAGCGCCACCGCCGAGGACTTGCCCGAGGCCAGTTTCGCCGGGCAGCAGGAAACCTTCCTGAACGTGCGCGGCATCGACGAGGTGCTGGGGCACGTCAAACTGGTGTTCGCCAGCCTCTACAACGACCGCGCCATCAGCTACCGCGTTCACCAGGGCTTCTCGCACAGTGAGGTGGCGCTGTCCGCCGGTATTCAGCGCATGGTTCGCACGGATCTGGGCGTGTCCGGCGTGGCCTTTACCCTCGACACCGAAAGCGGTTTTCGGGATGCCGTGTTCGTGACCAGCAGCTACGGCCTGGGCGAAATGGTGGTGCAGGGCGCCGTGAACCCCGACGAGTTCTTCGTGTACAAACCCGCGCTGGAACAGGGCAAACGCGCCGTGCTGCGCCGCACCCGCGGCAGCAAACAAAAGAAGATGATCTACGCAGCGGAAGGCGGCGTGCAGACCGTCGACGTGGACGAAGCGGAACGCGCCGCCTTCTCGCTGACCGACGACGACCTCACCGAACTGGCCCGTCAGTGCGTCACCATCGAGCGGCACTATGGGCGTCCCATGGACATCGAGTGGGGCAAGGACGGGCGTGACGGGCAGATCTACATCCTTCAGGCCCGCCCGGAAACGGTGCAGAGCCGCGCCGGGCGCACCCTGGAACGCTTCGAGCTGACGGGCAAAGGAGAAATCCTGGTCGAGGGCCGCGCCGTGGGGAGCCGCATCGGCGCCGGCACGGTGCGCGTCGTCAGCGACCTCTCGCAGATGGACGAGGTGCAGCCGGGCGACATCCTGGTGGCCGACATGACCGACCCCGACTGGGAACCGGTCATGAAACGCGCCTCCGCCATCGTCACCAACCGGGGCGGGCGCACCTGCCACGCCGCCATCATCGCCCGCGAGATGGGCATTCCTGCCGTGGTCGGCACCGGCAACGCTACCCGCGAACTCAAATCCGGGCAGCCCGTCACCGTGTCCTGCGCCGAGGGCGACACCGGCTTCGTGTACGCAGGTCAGCTGGACTTCCACATCGATAAGGTGGAACTGGACGCCATGCCCGAAGTCGGCATGAAGATCATGATGAACGTGGCCTCGCCAGACCGGGCCTTCAGCTTCGCCGCGCTGCCCAACGAGGGGGTGGGCCTGGCCCGGGTCGAGTTCATTTGCAGCAACGTGATCGGCATTCACCCCCGCGCCCTGCTGGACTACCCCAACGTGCCCGACGATGTGAAGGCCCAGATCGAGGACAAAACGGCCGGGTACGCTTCACCGCGCGACTTTTTCCGCGAGAAGCTCGCCGAGGGGGTCGCCAGCATTGCCGCCGCCTTCGCGCCCAAACCCGTGATTGTGCGACTCAGCGACTTCAAAAGCAACGAGTACGCCCACCTGATCGGCGGAACAAGCTACGAACCCAGCGAGGAGAACCCCATGATCGGCTTCCGGGGGGCGAGCCGCTACCGCAGTGAGGACTTCAAGGAAGCATTCGCTCTGGAATGCGCCGCCATGAAACAGGTGCGCGACGACATGGGCCTCACCAACGTGCAACTCATGATTCCCTTCGTGCGCACCGTCGCGGAAGGCCAGCGCATCCTGGAAATCCTGCGCGAAAACGGCCTCACCCAGGGTGAGAACGACCTGAAGGTCATCATGATGTGCGAGGTGCCCAGCAACGCCATCCTGGCCGACCAGTTCCTCGACCACTTCGACGGTTTCTCCATCGGCAGCAACGACCTCACGCAACTGACACTGGCCCTCGACCGCGACTCCGGCCTGGTCGCCGACATGTTCGACGAGCAGAACGAGGCCGTGCTGGCCCTCATGGAAATGGCGATCCGGGCCGCCAAGGCACGCGGCAAGTACGTCGGCATCTGCGGCCAGGGGCCGAGCGATCACCCCGCCCTGGCCCAGTGGCTGATGGACAAGGGCATAGATAGCGTTAGCCTCAACCCCGACAGCGTACTAAGTACGTGGCTGCACCTGGCAGGGGAAAAGGCGTAA